The Oncorhynchus masou masou isolate Uvic2021 chromosome 31, UVic_Omas_1.1, whole genome shotgun sequence genome includes a region encoding these proteins:
- the LOC135525141 gene encoding cold shock domain-containing protein C2-like: MADSDPSSPSDPPRPLSSPRTPLSLSFPFLREGSRVWERERKPPLMPGELPSPLPTKRTRTYSATVRARSGPVYKGVCKTFYRSQGHGFIKPSNGGEDIFVHISDIDGEYVPMEGDEVTYKVCSIPPKNQKIQAMEVVITHLAPGTKHETWSGQIISS; the protein is encoded by the exons ATGGCTGATTCAGACCCCTCGTCCCCCTCCGATCCCCCACGGCCACTGAGCTCCCCCcgcacccctctctccctttcattcCCCTTCCTCAGGGAGGGAAGTCGGGTgtgggagagggaaaggaaaccCCCCCTGATGCCAGGCGAGCTGCCAAGCCCTCTGCCCACCAAACGCACCCGCACATACTCAGC tacgGTGCGGGCCAGATCAGGCCCAGTGTATAAGGGCGTGTGTAAGACCTTCTACAGGTCCCAGGGTCATGGCTTTATAAAGCCCTCCAACGGTGGAGAGGACATCTTTGTACACATCTCTGA TATCGATGGAGAATACGTGCCCATGGAAGGTGACGAGGTCACGTACAAAGTCTGTTCCATCCCCCCCAAGAACCAGAAGATCCAGGCGATGGAGGTTGTCATCACCCACTTGGCCCCAGGAACCAAGCATgagacctggtctggacagaTCATCAGCTCCTAG